One Stenotrophomonas maltophilia DNA window includes the following coding sequences:
- the dxs gene encoding 1-deoxy-D-xylulose-5-phosphate synthase, protein MIDSARYPRLARIQTPDDLRTFDESELTAVADELRAYLIESVGKSGGHFAAGLGVIELTVALHYLYQTPVDQLVWDVGHQTYPHKILTGRRDEIHTVKQKDGVAPFPKREESEYDTFGVGHSSTSISAALGMAIARQSEGDDRKVVAVIGDGAMTAGMAFEALMHAGGMEPEPNLLVILNDNNMSISEAVGGLTKMLGRATGSRTLNALREGGKKILGDKKNNPARFVKRWEEHWKGMFVPSTMFEEMGFHYTGPIDGHDMPALLSTLKTLRASKGPKLLHVMTTKGKGYEPAEGDQIGYHAVGPFDPDKGLVAKAGAKKPTYTDVFSDWLCDAAAAEPRLYGITPAMREGSGLVRFSKEYPQRYFDVAIAEQHAVTLAAGMATQGGKPVVAIYSTFLQRAYDQLVHDVAIQDLDVLFAIDRAGVVGPDGATHAGNLDLSFLRCVPNLVVMAPSNEAECRQMLSTGLQHPGPAAVRYPRGTGTGVAAGTDLSTLPIGKGELRLQGSRIALLAFGSTVAAAEQVGRELGLSVVNMRFIKPLDRELVLAVAAQHEGLVTIEDNVVAGGAGSGVGELLNAEDVLRPILHLGLPDSYQHHASREDLLAEAGIDAAGIRAAVLKRWPQLAAGTPPLSAAG, encoded by the coding sequence ATGATCGACTCTGCCCGCTATCCCCGCCTCGCGCGCATCCAGACGCCGGATGACCTGCGCACGTTCGACGAATCCGAGTTGACGGCGGTTGCCGACGAACTGCGCGCCTACCTCATCGAATCAGTGGGCAAGAGCGGTGGCCACTTCGCCGCCGGCCTGGGCGTGATCGAACTCACCGTGGCCCTGCACTACCTGTACCAGACTCCGGTCGACCAGCTGGTCTGGGACGTCGGTCACCAGACCTACCCGCACAAGATCCTGACCGGGCGCCGCGACGAGATCCACACCGTCAAGCAGAAGGACGGCGTCGCGCCGTTCCCGAAGCGCGAGGAGAGCGAATACGACACGTTCGGCGTCGGCCACTCCTCCACCTCGATCTCGGCAGCACTCGGCATGGCCATCGCCCGCCAGTCCGAAGGCGACGACCGCAAGGTCGTGGCGGTGATCGGTGACGGCGCGATGACTGCCGGCATGGCGTTTGAAGCGCTGATGCACGCCGGCGGCATGGAGCCGGAGCCGAACCTGCTGGTGATCCTCAACGACAACAACATGTCGATTTCCGAGGCGGTCGGCGGCCTGACCAAGATGCTCGGCCGTGCCACCGGCAGCCGCACGCTCAATGCACTGCGCGAAGGCGGCAAGAAGATCCTCGGCGACAAGAAGAACAACCCCGCGCGCTTCGTGAAGCGCTGGGAAGAACACTGGAAGGGCATGTTCGTGCCCTCCACCATGTTCGAGGAAATGGGCTTCCACTACACCGGCCCGATCGACGGCCACGACATGCCCGCCCTGCTGTCCACGCTGAAGACGCTGCGCGCCTCCAAGGGCCCGAAGCTGCTGCACGTGATGACTACCAAGGGCAAGGGCTACGAGCCGGCCGAAGGCGATCAGATCGGTTACCACGCCGTGGGCCCGTTCGATCCGGACAAGGGCCTGGTGGCCAAGGCCGGTGCCAAGAAGCCGACCTATACCGATGTGTTCAGCGACTGGCTGTGCGATGCCGCCGCCGCCGAGCCACGCCTGTACGGCATCACCCCGGCGATGCGCGAAGGCTCCGGCCTGGTGCGTTTCAGCAAGGAGTACCCGCAGCGCTATTTCGACGTGGCGATCGCCGAACAGCACGCGGTCACCCTCGCCGCCGGCATGGCCACCCAGGGTGGCAAGCCGGTGGTGGCGATCTACTCGACCTTCCTGCAGCGCGCGTACGACCAGCTGGTACATGACGTGGCCATCCAGGACCTGGACGTGCTGTTCGCGATCGACCGCGCTGGCGTGGTCGGCCCGGACGGTGCGACCCACGCCGGCAACCTCGACCTGAGCTTCCTGCGCTGCGTGCCGAACCTGGTGGTGATGGCACCGTCCAACGAGGCAGAGTGCCGGCAGATGCTCAGCACCGGCCTGCAGCACCCGGGCCCGGCGGCGGTGCGCTATCCGCGCGGCACCGGCACCGGCGTGGCTGCCGGCACCGACCTGTCCACCCTGCCGATCGGCAAGGGCGAGCTGCGCCTGCAGGGCAGCCGCATCGCACTGCTCGCCTTCGGCAGCACCGTGGCCGCCGCTGAGCAGGTCGGCCGCGAACTGGGCCTGAGCGTGGTCAACATGCGCTTCATCAAGCCGCTGGACCGCGAGCTGGTGCTGGCTGTCGCCGCCCAGCACGAGGGCCTGGTGACGATCGAAGACAACGTGGTGGCCGGTGGCGCCGGCTCCGGCGTCGGTGAGCTGCTCAATGCCGAAGACGTGCTGCGCCCGATCCTGCACCTGGGCCTGCCCGACAGTTACCAGCATCACGCCAGCCGTGAGGACCTGCTGGCCGAAGCCGGTATCGATGCCGCGGGCATCCGCGCAGCGGTACTCAAGCGCTGGCCGCAGCTGGCCGCCGGCACTCCCCCGCTCAGCGCGGCAGGCTGA
- a CDS encoding DUF3011 domain-containing protein, translating into MGKALTWRTLACTLLPMLAAAGGAQAQSYGYGYDDDRYGGRDGGGIVRCESIKNRSNECRLEGRARMIRQLSGSPCVEGETWGQSRYGVWVTQGCRAEFVGEYRRGGGWGGGHGNGWGNGGNGWGGGEVITCHSNGHRQEYCDARIRRGVRLVRQDSRSACIEGQTWGWNRRGIWVSDGCRAQFQVN; encoded by the coding sequence ATGGGCAAGGCACTCACCTGGCGCACCCTGGCCTGCACGCTGCTGCCGATGCTGGCCGCCGCAGGCGGCGCGCAGGCGCAGAGCTATGGCTACGGTTATGACGATGATCGCTATGGCGGTCGTGATGGCGGCGGCATCGTACGCTGCGAATCGATCAAGAACCGCAGCAATGAATGCCGCCTGGAAGGCCGTGCCCGGATGATCCGCCAGTTGTCGGGTTCGCCGTGTGTCGAGGGTGAGACCTGGGGGCAATCCCGCTACGGGGTCTGGGTCACCCAGGGCTGTCGTGCCGAGTTCGTTGGCGAGTACCGCCGCGGCGGTGGCTGGGGTGGTGGCCATGGCAACGGCTGGGGCAATGGCGGCAATGGCTGGGGTGGGGGTGAGGTGATCACCTGCCATTCCAACGGCCACCGCCAGGAGTATTGCGATGCCCGCATCCGTCGTGGTGTGCGCCTGGTCCGCCAGGATTCACGCAGCGCCTGCATCGAGGGCCAGACCTGGGGCTGGAACCGCCGTGGCATCTGGGTCAGCGACGGCTGCCGGGCGCAGTTCCAGGTAAATTGA
- a CDS encoding HNH endonuclease: METDTTRLGLIEAGAPFSAPGAEASPNATTLHRPGSVRLLSLDAHGRVLDWITWQDAACLYAREAVAWTLGDPCLHIHGGTNRFSGLQSGMDLHPIIAARGHARSRAIDPTPNLTNPALFARDAHLCMYCGQQFNRPTLTRDHVMPLSKGGLDCWENVVTACFHCNSRKSDRTPQQAGMPLLAVPYRPSWIEHLILSNRNILADQMAFLKAQLPKRSKLST, encoded by the coding sequence ATGGAGACAGACACTACACGCTTGGGTCTGATCGAAGCCGGAGCTCCGTTTTCTGCTCCGGGCGCCGAAGCATCGCCCAACGCCACGACGCTGCATCGCCCCGGTTCGGTCCGGCTGCTCTCGCTTGATGCCCACGGACGCGTACTGGACTGGATCACCTGGCAGGATGCGGCCTGCCTCTACGCCCGCGAAGCGGTGGCCTGGACGCTGGGAGATCCCTGCCTGCACATCCACGGCGGCACCAACCGCTTCAGCGGCCTGCAGAGCGGCATGGACCTGCACCCGATCATCGCCGCGCGCGGCCATGCCCGCTCCCGCGCGATCGACCCCACGCCGAACCTGACCAACCCGGCCCTGTTCGCCCGCGACGCCCACCTGTGCATGTACTGCGGCCAGCAGTTCAACCGCCCTACGCTCACCCGCGACCACGTCATGCCACTGTCCAAGGGCGGCCTGGACTGCTGGGAAAACGTGGTCACCGCCTGCTTCCACTGCAACTCGCGCAAGAGCGACCGCACCCCGCAGCAGGCTGGAATGCCATTGCTGGCCGTGCCTTACCGGCCCAGCTGGATCGAACACCTGATCCTGTCCAACCGCAACATCCTGGCCGACCAGATGGCCTTCCTGAAGGCGCAATTGCCGAAGCGTTCAAAACTGAGCACCTGA
- a CDS encoding DUF1653 domain-containing protein, whose product MAELSPLPTLAPGRYRHFKGGEYEVLDIVRSSETLQPMVLYRALYGEGGLWVRPYAMFVEQVPGEHGPQPRFARIDA is encoded by the coding sequence ATGGCTGAGCTGAGTCCGCTACCCACCCTGGCCCCGGGCCGCTACCGCCACTTCAAGGGCGGCGAGTACGAAGTGCTCGACATCGTCCGCAGCAGCGAGACCCTGCAGCCGATGGTGCTGTACCGCGCGCTGTATGGCGAAGGTGGCCTGTGGGTACGCCCGTACGCCATGTTCGTCGAGCAGGTGCCCGGCGAGCACGGACCGCAACCGCGTTTCGCCCGCATCGACGCATGA
- a CDS encoding TetR/AcrR family transcriptional regulator, translated as MSASPSRSRRKAPDSVRQSLLQATIEVIGRNGLAALTVQDVAQAAGVSKGALFHHFSSKQVLVDEAIGALIGEFETRVRALLQDNPEGHGRFSRAYVQANFEHLLQQEQDNDIGLTLGNLMEPALLAHWRTWKRAMLAEFADEANDPRLYAARCAADGYWATAYGRPLDEEERINALAMAEQALKLCDPL; from the coding sequence ATGTCCGCATCCCCCTCCCGTTCGCGCCGCAAGGCGCCCGACAGCGTGCGCCAGTCACTGCTGCAGGCCACCATTGAAGTGATCGGTCGTAACGGCCTGGCCGCGCTGACCGTGCAGGACGTCGCGCAGGCCGCCGGTGTCAGCAAGGGTGCGCTGTTCCATCATTTCAGCAGCAAGCAGGTACTGGTGGATGAAGCCATCGGCGCACTCATCGGCGAGTTCGAAACGCGGGTACGTGCCCTGCTGCAGGACAACCCCGAAGGCCATGGCCGTTTCAGCCGCGCCTATGTGCAGGCCAATTTCGAGCATCTGCTGCAGCAGGAACAGGACAACGACATCGGCCTGACCCTGGGCAATCTGATGGAACCGGCCCTGCTCGCGCATTGGCGCACCTGGAAGCGTGCGATGCTGGCCGAATTCGCCGACGAAGCCAACGATCCGCGACTGTATGCGGCGCGCTGCGCTGCCGATGGCTACTGGGCCACGGCCTACGGCCGGCCACTGGACGAGGAAGAACGCATCAACGCACTGGCCATGGCCGAACAGGCCCTGAAACTGT